TCACGCTGACCGCCACCGAGTTCGAGCTGCTGCGCTACCTGATGCGCAACCCGCGCCGGGTGCTGAGCAAGGCGCAGATCCTGGACCGGGTCTGGAACTACGACTTCGGCGGCCAGGCGAACGTGGTCGAGCTGTACATCTCGTACCTGCGGAAGAAGATCGACGCCGGTCGCCAGCCGATGATCCATACCCTGCGCGGCGCAGGCTATGTCCTCAAGCCCGCAGACTGACCGACCGGGTCGGCTGCGGCGGTGGCTGGCCGGTTGGTCACTGCGGGCCCGCCTGGTGGTGATCCTGGTCGCGCTGCTCGCCGTGGTCAGCGTCGCCATCGGCGGCATCACCACGGTGGCGCTGCGGCATTTCCTGATCGATCGGGTGGACGCGCAGCTCATCCCGCCTCCCGGGCCACGTGATCCGCGACCCTTTCCCCGGGTGAACTACCCGAAAGAGACGCTGGAGATTCCGCCTGGCCTGCCCGTGGGCTCGGTGCAGGCCATCCTGGCCGACGGCCGGGTCGTCAAGGCGAAGATCCAGACCGGCGGTCAGCAGGGCGGGGAGACAGTCCCGCCCGACGAGGTGACGGCGCTGGGCCGACTGGTGCCCGGCGAACCGCCGCGCACCGTGGACCTGGGCGACCGCGGCGAGTACCGGGCGATCAGCCGGCAATGGCCGAACGGCATGGTCACCGCATTCGCCCTGCCGCTGTCCAGCGTGGCGGAGACCGTGCCGTGGATGGTCTCCCGCACGGCCGGCGTCACCGGTGCCGGGCTCATCGTCGCTGGCGCCGCCGGCGCGCTGATCGTCCGCCGCACCCTGCGCCCGTTGCGGCGGGTCGCCGCCACCGCCGGCCGGGTCAGCGAGCTGCCGCTGGACCGGGGCGAGGTGGCGCTGTCGATCCGGGTGCCGGAGGTCGACACCGACCCGCGCACCGAGGTCGGCCAGGTCGGCGCCGCGCTCAACCGGATGCTCGGGCACGTCGCCGCCGCACTCACCGCGCGGCAGGCCAGCGAGACCCGGGTGCGCCAGTTCGTCGCCGACGCGAGCCACGAGCTGCGCACCCCCCTGGCGGCAATCCGGGGGTACGCCGAGGTGGCCCGGCGGGGCCGGGACCGAATGCCGCCGGACGTGGCGCACGCGTTGCGCCGGGTCGAGTCGGAGAGCATCCGGATGACCAGCCTCGTCGACGACCTGCTGCTGCTGGCCCGGCTCGACTCCGGCCGCCCCCTCGCGACGGAGCCGGTGGACCTCACCGCGCTCGTGGTGGACACGGTCAGCGACGCGCACGTCGCCGGGCCGGAGCACCGCTGGCAGCTCGACCTTCCGGAGCGGGTGGTCCAGGTGCCCGGTGATCAGGCCCGGCTGCACCAGGTGCTGGCCAACCTGCTGGCCAACGCCCGGGTGCACACACCGCCCGGCACCACGGTCACCACCGGTCTCACCGTCGCGCCGGACGCCGCGGTGCTCCGCGTCGCCGACGACGGCCCCGGCATTCCCGCGGACCTGCGACCGGAGGTCTTCGAGCGGTTCGCCCGCGGGGACAGTTCCCGGTCCCGGGCGCACGGGAGCACCGGACTCGGCCTGGCCATCGTCGCCTCCGTGGTGGAGGCCCACCACGGCGCGGTGTGGGTGGAGAGCCGACCCGGCCGCACCGTGTTCACCGTGCGGCTGCCCAATCCCACAGCCGATACATAGCCGGCGCACGGGCGTCGGCCAGCCTCGCCCCGAACGCTTGCCGGCATGGACAGAACAGACCCGTTGTCGACCCCGGCCGTCGACGTCGCGCCTCAGCCGGCGGTGTCCGGTGCGTCCGACGTGGACACCGGTCCACCCGACGGTCGGTCGCCCCGGTGGAGTCGCCTGGCGGTGGCCCTGCTGCTCCTCGCCACCGCCGTGCTGTACGGGTGGGGGCTCGGCGCCTCGGGCTGGGCCAACGCCTACTACGCGGCGGCCGCGCAGGCCGGCTCGGAGAGCTGGACGGCCTTCTTCTACGGCTCCTCGGACGCCGCGAACTCGATCACGGTCGACAAGACGCCGGCCTCGCTGTGGCTGATGGCCCTGTCGGTGCGCCTCTTCGGACTGAACAGTTGGGCGTTGCTGGTGCCGCAGGCGCTCTGTGGGGTCGCCGCCGTCGGGTTGCTGTACGCGGCGGTGCGCCGCTGGCACGGTCCGGCCGCCGGCCTGATCGCCGGCGCGGTTCTCGCGGTCAGCCCGGTCGCCACGCTGATGTTCCGGTTCAACAACCCGGACGCGCTGCTGGTGCTGCTCCTGGTCGCCGCCGCGTACGCCACCGTGCGGGCCGTCGAGGCTGCGTCGACCCGGTGGCTGGTGCTCGCCGGCGTGCTGGTCGGGTTCGGCTTCCTCACCAAGATGCTCCAGGCGTTCCTGGTGGTGCCGGTGTTCGCCGGCGTCTACGTGCTGGCCGCGCCGGCCGGGCTCGGGCGGCGGATCGGCCAGACGCTACTGGCCGGTCTGGCGATGATCGGCGCGGCCGGTTGGTGGGTGGCGATCGTCGAGCTGGTTCCGGCCGGCGCCCGCCCGTACATCGGTGGCTCGCAGACCAACAGCGTCCTGGAGCTGACTCTGGGCTACAACGGCCTGGGGCGGATCACCGGCGAGGAGGTGGGCAGCGTCGGCCGTGGCGGGGGTGGACGGTTCAACGACGGTGCGGATCTGCTGCGGATGTTCGACGGCCGGGTCGGCGGTCAGATCTCCTGGCTGCTGCCGGCCGCGCTGATCCTGCTGGTGGCCGGCCTGCTGCTGGCCGGGCGGGCGCCCCGCACCGACCGCACGCGTGCCAGCCTGCTGCTGTGGGGCGGCTGGCTGCTGGTCACCGGCGGGATCTTCAGCTTCATGTCCGGGATCTTCCACGAGTACTACACGGTGGCGCTGGCCCCGGCGGTCGGCGCGCTGGTGGGCACCGGCGGCACGCTGCTGTGGCGGGCTCGCGCCGCCCGGGTGGCGGTGCCCCGGTGGCGGCCTTTCGCGGCCACCCTGGCCCTGGCCGGGGTGCTCGCCGTCACCGCCTGGTGGTCGTGGACGCTGCTGGGGCGCAGCCCCGACTGGCACCCCTGGCTGCGGAGCGCGGTGCTGGTGGCCGGTCTCGCGGCCGCGGTGCTGGTGGTGCTGGTCGACCGGATGCCGAAATGGACGACGCCGGCGGTCCTCGCGTTGGGCGCGCTGGCCGCGCTGGCCGGACCGGTCGCGTACTCGTTGCAGACCGCCGCCACCCACCGCGCACGCCGGCAGCCTCCCGACGGCCGGCCCGGCGGTGCAGGCCGGGTCCGGGCCGGGCCCGCGTGGCCGCGTGGCCGACGGCCTCGCCGGGGCCGGCCGCTCGCCGGACGCCGGCCAGAACGGACGCCCGCCCGGTTCGGTGCGCAACGGCGGTCCCGGGCAGGCACCGAACGGCGGTCCCGGGCAGGCACCGAACGGCGGTCCCGGGCAGGTGCCCACGGGGCCTGGTGGGGGTCGACTGCCGACCCGGCCCGACGGTGGCCAGCCGACCGGGCAACTCCCGGGCGCGCCGGGCGGTGGTCGTGGTGACGGCGGCGCCGGCGGGCTACTCAAC
The sequence above is a segment of the Micromonospora sp. WMMA1363 genome. Coding sequences within it:
- a CDS encoding HAMP domain-containing sensor histidine kinase, producing MSSSPQTDRPGRLRRWLAGWSLRARLVVILVALLAVVSVAIGGITTVALRHFLIDRVDAQLIPPPGPRDPRPFPRVNYPKETLEIPPGLPVGSVQAILADGRVVKAKIQTGGQQGGETVPPDEVTALGRLVPGEPPRTVDLGDRGEYRAISRQWPNGMVTAFALPLSSVAETVPWMVSRTAGVTGAGLIVAGAAGALIVRRTLRPLRRVAATAGRVSELPLDRGEVALSIRVPEVDTDPRTEVGQVGAALNRMLGHVAAALTARQASETRVRQFVADASHELRTPLAAIRGYAEVARRGRDRMPPDVAHALRRVESESIRMTSLVDDLLLLARLDSGRPLATEPVDLTALVVDTVSDAHVAGPEHRWQLDLPERVVQVPGDQARLHQVLANLLANARVHTPPGTTVTTGLTVAPDAAVLRVADDGPGIPADLRPEVFERFARGDSSRSRAHGSTGLGLAIVASVVEAHHGAVWVESRPGRTVFTVRLPNPTADT